The following coding sequences are from one Culex quinquefasciatus strain JHB chromosome 1, VPISU_Cqui_1.0_pri_paternal, whole genome shotgun sequence window:
- the LOC6035505 gene encoding dihydrolipoyllysine-residue succinyltransferase component of 2-oxoglutarate dehydrogenase complex, mitochondrial, producing MAGLLSISSRNLPRTALRISLRSLEGSNQQVSQASRSYHQGRAVLQRLVRAAATEAAPSSQQSTIVASRWMLSERNIFTSARLLSSEIVKVPPFADSVSEGDVKFEKKVGDAVAADEVVMEIETDKTTVGVPSPAHGIIEEIFVADGDTVKSGQQLFKLKVTGEAPKAAAKPAEAAAPAAAAPPPPPPPPVAAARPPPPAAAAAAPPPPPPRPAAPISKMPVAAIRHAQAIEAATVKVPPADYSKEITGTRSEQHVKMTRMRLKIASRLKEAQNTNAMLTTFNEIDMSFIMDFRKQHLDAFVKKYGIKFGFMSAFCKATAYALQDQPVVNAVIEENEIVYRDYVDISVAVASPKGLVVPVLRNVEGMNYADIELSIAALADKAKKGTLAVEDMDGGTFTISNGGVFGSLLGTPIINPPQSAILGMHGIFERPIAVKGQVVVRPMMYVALTYDHRLIDGREAVTFLRKVKAAVEDPRIILAGL from the exons GTCAGCCAAGCTTCCCGTTCCTACCACCAGGGGCGTGCCGTTCTGCAGAGATTGGTTCGGGCAGCCGCCACCGAGGCAGCACCATCGTCGCAACA ATCTACCATCGTCGCCTCGAGATGGATGCTCTCGGAGCGAAACATCTTCACCTCGGCCAGGCTGCTGAGTTCCGAGATCGTGAAGGTGCCACCGTTTGCCGACTCTGTGTCGGAGGGTGACGTAAAGTTTGAGAAGAAGGTGGGCGATGCCGTGGCCGCCGACGAGGTCGTGATGGAGATCGAGACGGACAAGACCACGGTGGGCGTTCCGTCGCCCGCGCACGGTATCATCGAGGAGATCTTCGTCGCGGACGGTGACACCGTAAAGTCCGGCCAGCAGCTGTTCAAGTTGAAGGTCACCGGTGAAGCCCCCAAGGCTGCTGCCAAACCCGCTGAGGCGGCTGCACCGGCTGCGGCTGCTCCTCCGCCGCCACCACCCCCGCCAGTGGCTGCCGCTAGGCCACCTCCACCAgcggccgctgctgctgcccctccgccaccaccaccgcgGCCAGCGGCTCCGATTAGCAAAATGCCCGTCGCGGCCATCCGTCACGCACAGGCCATCGAAGCGGCCACGGTGAAGGTGCCCCCAGCGGACTACAGCAAAGAAATCACCGGAACGCGCTCTGAGCAGCACGTCAAGATGACCCGCATGCGGTTGAAGATTGCGTCGCGCCTGAAGGAAGCCCAGAACACGAACGCCATGCTGACGACGTTCAACGAGATCGATATGAG CTTCATCATGGACTTCCGCAAGCAGCACCTGGACGCCTTCGTCAAGAAGTACGGTATCAAGTTTGGCTTCATGTCTGCCTTCTGCAAAGCCACCGCCTACGCCCTGCAGGATCAACCCGTTGTGAATGCCGTCATCGAGGAGAAT GAAATTGTCTACCGCGACTACGTGGACATCTCGGTCGCTGTGGCGTCGCCCAAGGGCCTGGTCGTGCCAGTGCTGCGAAACGTCGAGGGCATGAACTACGCCGACATTGAGCTGTCGATTGCTGCCCTCGCCGACAAAGCCAAGAAGGGTACGCTGGCGGTCGAGGACATGGACGGCGGCACCTTCACCATCTCGAACGGTGGAGTGTTTGGATCGCTGCTGGGAACGCCCATCATCAACCCGCCGCAGAGTGCCATCCTCGGCATGCACGGAATCTTTGAGCGTCCTATCGCGGTGAAAGGACAG GTCGTCGTCCGACCGATGATGTACGTCGCGCTGACCTACGACCACCGACTGATTGACGGTCGCGAGGCCGTCACCTTCCTGCGCAAGGTCAAGGCCGCCGTCGAGGATCCCCGCATCATCCTGGCTGgactgtaa